One stretch of Bacteroidota bacterium DNA includes these proteins:
- a CDS encoding S46 family peptidase produces MKYLRNTCVLILILFGISLSDEGMWTFDNPPKKQLKDKYGFDITQEWLNHVRLSSVRFNDGGSGSFVSGNGLVMTNHHVGAGQLQKMSTPEKDYIKTGFYARTSGEEVKCVDLELNVLTDMENVTEKVMAAISGKSGGEAMMARRAILAQLQKESNDKSGLRSDMVTLYNGAEYWIYRYKKFTDVRLVMAPEKQIAFYGGDPDNFTFPRYDVDMCFFRVYENNTPYTSTHFLKWNTAGAANGELVFVSGHPGSTNRQQTYAQIEYSRDYQYPARLATIKRVIGVLKQFSTLGEEQRRRADGMLFGYENSQKALTGEYQGLLDKNLMAKKQNDEKELLSRINANPELKAKFAWAWDSVSAAMDRNKKRFKEITYRGLSGSLGTRALTIARYAVESKKPNGERIPQFQDALVNMTLQNLYSPAPVYADMEEVLLTDRFKEAVEMLGANDPWVLAVLDGKTPEEAAKFYVNGTKLADPAFRRTLIEGGEKEISASTDPMIVLARKVVPIGDEMRMWQDKNVIGLIAMSSEATGKARFAVYGKELPPDANFTLRLSYGQVKGYAMNGTIAPSMTTMYGLYDRAYSFSNQKDFELPQRFKDGVNKLTLSTPMNFVSSNDIIGGNSGSPVVNAKAEVVGLIFDGNIESLPGRFLYSEEKNRAVSVHTGVMIETMRKLYDANPLADEIEGIVATPEPPKETPVKPTKPAVKKKK; encoded by the coding sequence ATGAAATATCTTCGTAATACATGTGTACTCATTCTCATTCTCTTCGGTATTTCCTTATCGGACGAGGGAATGTGGACATTCGACAATCCACCAAAGAAACAGCTAAAAGATAAATACGGATTCGACATCACACAGGAATGGCTTAATCATGTTCGACTCTCCTCCGTCCGATTCAATGACGGCGGTTCCGGATCGTTCGTTTCTGGGAACGGTCTTGTTATGACAAATCACCACGTTGGTGCTGGACAATTGCAAAAAATGTCGACACCGGAAAAAGATTACATCAAAACCGGTTTTTATGCACGAACTTCTGGCGAAGAAGTGAAATGTGTCGATCTGGAATTGAACGTCTTAACCGATATGGAAAATGTCACAGAAAAAGTGATGGCGGCAATTTCCGGAAAATCAGGCGGCGAAGCGATGATGGCCCGCCGGGCAATCCTTGCACAATTACAAAAAGAGAGTAATGATAAATCCGGTTTGCGCTCCGATATGGTGACGTTGTATAATGGAGCAGAATATTGGATCTATCGATATAAAAAATTTACGGATGTGCGTTTAGTGATGGCTCCGGAAAAACAAATCGCCTTTTACGGTGGAGATCCCGATAATTTCACATTTCCCCGTTACGATGTTGATATGTGTTTCTTCCGTGTCTATGAAAACAATACACCATACACTTCCACCCATTTTTTGAAATGGAACACTGCGGGTGCAGCGAATGGAGAATTGGTATTTGTTTCCGGCCACCCCGGCTCAACGAACCGACAGCAGACATATGCACAGATCGAATATTCGCGTGATTATCAATATCCCGCACGACTGGCAACTATTAAACGGGTTATCGGCGTATTAAAACAATTTTCTACTCTCGGCGAAGAACAACGTCGCCGTGCGGATGGAATGCTCTTTGGATATGAAAATTCACAAAAAGCGTTGACTGGTGAATATCAAGGATTGCTTGATAAAAACTTGATGGCAAAAAAACAGAACGATGAAAAAGAACTTCTGAGCAGGATCAATGCAAATCCTGAATTGAAAGCAAAGTTTGCCTGGGCATGGGATTCTGTCTCCGCCGCAATGGATAGAAACAAAAAGCGATTCAAAGAAATTACCTATCGAGGACTTAGCGGTTCACTTGGTACGAGAGCATTAACAATTGCACGATATGCCGTTGAATCGAAAAAGCCGAATGGCGAACGTATTCCACAATTTCAAGATGCACTTGTCAATATGACATTGCAAAACCTCTATTCACCTGCTCCGGTCTACGCAGACATGGAAGAAGTGTTATTGACAGATCGTTTTAAAGAAGCAGTAGAAATGTTAGGCGCAAATGATCCGTGGGTGCTGGCTGTTCTTGACGGAAAGACACCGGAAGAGGCCGCGAAATTTTATGTTAACGGCACCAAACTGGCAGATCCGGCTTTCCGCAGAACGCTGATAGAAGGTGGCGAAAAAGAAATCTCAGCATCAACAGATCCCATGATTGTTCTCGCGCGCAAAGTAGTTCCTATCGGAGACGAGATGCGTATGTGGCAGGACAAAAATGTTATCGGATTAATAGCCATGTCCAGCGAAGCAACCGGTAAAGCACGGTTTGCTGTCTATGGAAAAGAACTTCCCCCCGATGCGAATTTTACACTTCGCCTCTCTTATGGACAGGTAAAAGGATATGCGATGAATGGAACGATCGCACCCAGCATGACAACTATGTATGGACTGTACGATCGCGCATATAGTTTTTCAAACCAAAAAGATTTTGAATTACCGCAGCGGTTCAAAGATGGTGTTAATAAACTCACACTCTCAACACCGATGAATTTTGTCTCCTCAAATGATATTATCGGCGGAAATTCAGGCTCCCCTGTTGTCAATGCTAAGGCAGAAGTCGTCGGATTGATTTTCGACGGAAATATTGAGAGCCTCCCCGGCCGCTTCTTATATTCCGAGGAAAAGAACCGTGCCGTTTCTGTTCATACAGGCGTTATGATTGAAACAATGCGAAAATTGTATGACGCAAATCCTCTCGCAGATGAAATTGAAGGAATTGTCGCCACACCGGAACCACCCAAAGAAACTCCGGTAAAACCGACAAAACCGGCTGTGAAGAAGAAAAAATAA
- a CDS encoding aminotransferase class I/II-fold pyridoxal phosphate-dependent enzyme yields the protein MKNFDRLNRLPPYVFAVVNEMMSVARKNGEDIINLGMGNPDQPTPRHIVDKLNEAAQKGNNHRYSASKGIYKLRLAVCDWYKRKFNIDLDPNSEAVATIGSKEGLAHLALAVSGPGDTILCSTPAYPIHPYAFVIAGAQVIHINLFPQESFLERVAEAYKNTHPKPKFLVINFPNNPTTATVGLDFFEQAVAFAKANNLMIIHDLAYGDLGFDGYQAPSIFQIPGAKDVAVEFSTLSKSYNMAGWRVGFCVGNKEIVGALVKIKSYLDYGMFQAIQIAAIAALNGPQDCVEDIRSMYESRRNVLVEGLNKTGWKIEKPNASMFVWAEIPEGIKKIGSLEFAKLLVQDAKVAVSPGIGFGDAGEGFIRFALIENEERIKQAVRGIKSALQKYSPKK from the coding sequence ATGAAAAACTTCGATCGACTTAACCGCCTTCCTCCGTATGTCTTTGCCGTTGTCAACGAGATGATGTCCGTGGCACGAAAGAACGGAGAAGATATTATTAATCTTGGGATGGGAAATCCGGACCAACCGACCCCGCGTCATATTGTCGATAAACTGAATGAAGCAGCGCAAAAAGGTAACAACCATCGATACTCCGCTTCAAAAGGAATTTATAAACTTCGTCTTGCTGTATGTGATTGGTATAAACGAAAGTTCAATATTGATTTGGATCCAAACAGCGAAGCAGTTGCAACAATTGGCTCAAAAGAAGGTTTAGCGCATCTTGCACTTGCAGTTTCCGGTCCCGGTGATACAATTCTTTGTTCAACTCCTGCATACCCGATTCATCCATACGCATTCGTTATAGCGGGGGCGCAGGTCATCCATATAAATCTTTTCCCGCAAGAAAGTTTTTTGGAGAGAGTCGCGGAGGCATATAAGAATACTCATCCAAAACCAAAATTTCTTGTCATTAATTTTCCGAACAACCCGACCACTGCAACCGTTGGTCTTGATTTTTTTGAACAAGCAGTGGCATTTGCAAAAGCAAACAACCTTATGATTATTCACGATCTCGCTTACGGCGATCTTGGATTCGACGGATATCAGGCTCCTTCAATCTTTCAGATACCGGGAGCAAAAGATGTTGCGGTAGAATTCTCTACTCTGTCGAAAAGTTATAACATGGCAGGCTGGCGGGTTGGTTTTTGCGTCGGCAACAAAGAGATCGTCGGAGCATTGGTAAAAATTAAAAGCTATTTGGATTACGGTATGTTTCAGGCAATTCAAATTGCAGCAATCGCCGCTCTGAATGGACCCCAAGATTGTGTCGAAGATATACGATCGATGTACGAGTCCCGCCGTAATGTACTGGTAGAGGGATTGAACAAAACCGGCTGGAAGATTGAAAAACCAAATGCTTCAATGTTCGTTTGGGCTGAAATTCCTGAAGGGATAAAAAAAATTGGATCTCTTGAATTTGCAAAATTACTCGTTCAAGATGCAAAGGTTGCCGTTTCACCAGGGATCGGATTCGGAGATGCTGGTGAAGGATTCATTCGATTTGCGTTGATTGAAAATGAAGAACGAATCAAACAAGCGGTACGGGGAATAAAAAGTGCTTTGCAAAAGTATTCCCCAAAAAAATGA